One Gardnerella vaginalis genomic window, CACGCAGAGGTTACTGCGACTCGCTCGGCGCGCAAAGCACAAGCCGAATAAACACGCTAGAAAACTCGCGAGATTAGAAACGACTTATAGAACTTTGAACAACCGAACAGGTTCGACCTTACGCGCACGTGCTGACCAAAGAAAATCAGGCAAGTGATCATTCAAAGAATCATTCAAAGAAAACGTGTAGTGAATCACACAAACGCAAAAATCACCCAAAGCGGCCAGAAATGTAGCGTTCCGCCTCCGTATTGCGCGGATTGTTGAACATAGTGGTAGTATCCGCAAAATACTCAAGATGCCCTGGTTTTCCAACCGCCTTAAGGTTAAAGAACGCAGTGTAATCGGCAACACGTGCCGCCTGTTGCATGTTGTGCGTTACGATCACAATCGTGTAATCGTGCTTAAGCTCGTTAATCAAATCTTCTACAGCAAGAGTAGAAATCGGGTCAAGAGCAGAGCAAGGCTCGTCCATAAGCAGCACTTGCGGATGCACAGCCACAGCTCGCGCAATACAAAGTCGTTGCTGCTGGCCGCCAGAAAGCCCGATTCCTGGCTTATCGAGTCTATCTTTAACTTCGTTCCACAAATTAGCGCCGCGCAAAGCCCACTCAACTAAATCGTCGGCATCTTGCTTTGAAATATGGCGATTGTTTAAGCGAACTCCTGCAAGAACGTTTTCGCGAATAGACATTGTTGGGAAAGGATTTGGGCGCTGGAACACCATTCCAACATCTCGGCGAACAGCTACAGGGTCCACATCTTTGCCATACAAATCACGGCCTTCAAGCAACACCTGACCTTCTACGCGAGCGCCTGGAGTAATCTCGTGCATGCGATCTAAAGTGCGCAAAACCGTTGATTTTCCACATCCCGAAGGCCCAATAAAAGCCGTAACCTTGTTTGGCTCAATGCTTATGTTAACGTCTTCTACTGCTAGAAAATCACCATAGTAAATGTTCAAATGCTTAACATCAATGCGCTGACCCATTTGCGCCTCACTTTCTAAAATCTATTTCGCTCTATTTCGACTTATTTCGCTCTATTTCGCTTTTACTGAAAACACGCGAGCCACAACTCGCCCAACAATATTCAATAGCAAAACAATCACAATCAAGGCAAGAGCTGCCGCCCATGCTCGCTCCATTGGAATCGTAGTAACGCACGAAGATGGCGCGTTAGCTGGGCAATTCGCCGAAAGCTTTGAATACTCTTGGTAAACATACACTGGCAAAGTGGTCATTTGTCCGTCAAAAAGATTGAAATTCGTGGATGCAATAAACCCAGCTGCCATTAAAAGCGGAGCCGTCTCTCCAATCACGCGTGCAACAGCAAGAATACAGCCAGAAACAATGCCAGGCAAAGCAGTGCGCAAAACAATTTTTGTAATCATACGCTGCTTTGTAACTCCTAGAGCAAGAGCTGCCTCTCTTAAATCATTCGGCACAATTTTTAGCATTTCTTGACACGACTTAACAACAGTTGGCAGCATAAGCAGCGAAAGCGCAACCGACCCTTCAAAACCGTTGATTGTGCCAGGACCTACAAAAATCGTAAAGCTAGAAAACGCAAACAAGCCAGCCACAATAGAAGGTATTCCGCTCATAACGTCTACAACAAGATTAATCATCCTAGCTAAGCGACTTCCTCGCGCGTACTCAATCAAATACACGGAGCACATAATTCCAATCGGAATCGAAATCAGCATTGCACCAAGCGTAATCTCCAACGTTCCAATAATTGCGTGCAAAATACCGCCATAACCGCCTGTGCCAGTAGCAGAGCCACCAACTACATACGTCATATTATGCGTTAAAAAGTCAAGGTTTAGTCGCTTAATGCCGTTTACAATAGTCGTAAAAAGCAAAGAAAGAAGCGGAATTAGAGCAACTACAAAAGACAGGAAGATTAACACGCGCATAAACGCGTCTTTTCGCTTGCGACTTGCGATTCTAGAGCGCGTTGGGCGGAACTTGTTAAAGTCGATTTTTGGAGATTCGCTGCTGGCAACAATAGATCCATCAGTCTGATTAACCTTAACAACCCCAACTTGTAACGATTCTGAATTTTGCATCATGCACTCGCCTTTCCCGTGATTTTGCGAGCAATAAGGTTTACAGCGAATGAAATAACAAACAGCACCAAACCTGTAGCAATAAGCGCACTAACACCCAATCCGTTTGCTTCTGGATATTGCGCCGCTATGTTTGCTGCGATCGTCTGGTTTTGTGAAGCTTGCAAAATGTTGAATTTAAAGGTGAATCCTGGAGACAAAATCATAAGAACTGCCATTGTTTCGCCCAAAGCGCGACCAAGACCAAGCATAGATGCGGAGACGATTCCCGACTTTGCAAACGGCAAAACCGCTAGCTTTATCATTTCCCACTTTGTTGCACCAAGAGCGAGAGCGCCTTCTTGTTGCAATCGAGGAGCTTGCTGGAAAATATCTCGAGCCATAGAAGTTATAATCGGCAAAATCATAACAGCAAGAACAATACTAACGGTTGCAGCACTACGCGAAGGGCTTGCCGCAGGGCCTGCAAAAAGCGGAATCCAGCCAAAAATGTGCGAAATAAACTTCCAGAACGGGTATACTGCTGGAACCAACACCAATCCGCCCCAAAGACCGTAGATTACGGACGGAATTGCAGCAAGCAAATCAACCACACCGCTTAAAAATGGCACTATTTTTGGCGGAGCATAGTGGCTTATAAACAGCGCGATTCCAATCGAAACAAAGAATGCAAGGAGCAGAGCGAGCGCAGACATAAGAACGGTTCCAAAAACCATCGGCGCTACGTAGCTCAGAAAATCATGCGCTTTGCCACCCGTAAAGTCCAAAAATACTTGACTTACTTGGCTTTTGTTTGCGCCTAGAATCGGCCACGCTTGAAACAGCAAGAACAGCGCCACAGCTGTAAGCACCATTAAAATCAGCAATCCGCATAAAAGCGCTACGCTTTTGAACACGCGGTCGGCAAAATGGCCACTTTTGTGCGCATCTTTACTGATTTCAGTTCTCCGTTTAGAACTCACTCATGCTCCTTTTGTAGTCATTATATAAATGCTATCAGTAGCAATATATTGACTACTCTAAAATCTTGGCAAAATACTATTTTTACTTGCTAATCGACTGAATCGACTTATTAATCCTGCCCATAAGTTTTTCTGGCAAAGGTGCGGTTCCAGCAGCACCTTGAGCCGCAGCCTGACCATCTTTGCTAACAACGTACGAAAGCCAAGACTTTGCAAATCGCGCTGTTGCAGCGTCTTTGTACGCATTGCACACAATATCGTAAGAAACTAGCACAATCGGATAAGCGCCTTTTTCTTCTGTTTTGTGGTTTATTTTAACAACAACGCGGTGCTTCGATTTTGCTGCAGCATCTTCGTCAACCTTTGAATCATTAACGGTTATAGAACCACCTTCTGGGCTAATCTCGTTGTAAGAATCTCCCACTTTTACTGCCACAGTTCCAAGCTTTCCAACTTGCGAAAAGTCCGCGTATCCAATCGCTCCGTCTGCCATGCGGATTGTGGATACAACGCCAGACGTGCCTTTTGCTCCCTGACCTACACTATTTGGCCAATTTTCGCTAAGATCGTAGGACCAATCGCTTGGAGCAACGTCTTTTATGTAGCTTAAGAAGTTCTGCGTTGTGCCAGACTTATCGGACCTGTGAACAACTGTAATCGGCTTATCTGGAAGCTTTAGCTTTGGATTTTGCGATTTAATCGCATCGTCATTCCAACGCGTAATCTTGCCGTCGAAGATTTTTGCGATTGTAGAAGCGTCCATATTTATGTGCTTTCCAGCATCCGAAACGCCTTTTAGATTAAAGATTACTGCGATTGGAGAAACGTATACTGGAACGTCGAAAGCTGTAGTGCCATTAGCGCAAACCGACTTTGATTTTTCTAGCTCATCATCGCTTAGCGATTTATCGGATCCAGCCCATGCTGTGGCTCCCGTCATAAATGTTGTAACTCCTGCGCCTGAGCCAGTTGGATTATAGGCGATTTTGGCGCCAGGATTCTTAGATTGGAATCCTGCAATCCACGCTTCTACAGCAACCTGCTGGGAAGATGCACCAGATCCTTGGAAGTTTCCTACGATTTTTGCAGAAGAATTTGTGGAGGATTGTGAACTACTTGCAGGAATATTATCTCCGCAAGCTGCAAGGCTCACTAAAGTTGCGGACGCTAACAATCCTGCTGCAACCGCGCGCATATTCCACTTTGTGTTAGATTTTATTGATTGATTTTTTACTGCATTTTTTACTGCATTTTTACGCATATTCTTCATTCCTTTCAAGAAGAATTGCCATTATGCCAGTCGATTCGCGTTTCTCGTATAACCTACCGCAAATCTTTCCTCTTAAATTAATTAAACTAATGTTCAAAACTGGCATCTTTTATTTCTTATTACCTTTTTCTTCTATTAACGATACCAATATTAAGAGGGGGGTAAAAACCTTGCCGCCAAAATCTAGTTACACCTAAAAAATGGCGGCATTTAGCGCTACTCGCCTTTTGATTGACAATGCAACGCGTCGGCGACCACATCGGCGTGTTGCATTCTACAAATTTCTAGCAATATTTACCGTCATTTTTGCGGCTGTATCCGCGTATTCGGATATGTCGAAAGTGTGAAACTCCTCGTATTTTGTGTCTGCATTGTCGCTCATTGCGCGCACAACTAACGCTGGAATGTCGTTTCTTGCAGCAACGTGAAGAATCGCAGCACCTTCCATTTCTACAGCATCCGCTTGAGTCACCTCAATTACTTCCGCCACTTTTTCGGGCGTGTCTACAAAATATCCACCAGAGGCAATTGTTCCCAAAATGTGATTAATGCCCATCTTTGTTAAAACATTGTCTGCTGTTTTAAGAAGATAATCGTCTGAATGATACTCGTTTGTAAACGGTTTCCACTGACTAATCATGCGCATGTCGGTGTCTAAATATCTTAATGTTTTTCCAAGAACAACATCATTCGTATGCAAATTTTTATTGAGATTTCCTGCAATTCCCGAAAAGATTACAGCCTGCGGCTTATACGCATCAATTAAATACTGCGCTGTTGCAGCGGCATTTACAAGTCCCATTCCGCCAACTGTTGCAGCCACTTCGATTTTTCCACCATCTTCGCATTCAAGCACACCGCAAGATACGTCAAGGCTAGCGGCATTATCATGCTTTACATTGCTAAGCGAGGCAGCAATGTGCGCAACTTCTTCTTCCATAGCGCCAATAATGGCAATTTTTGTAAATTTAGGCATTCGTCAAATCATCCTTTAATCTTGTGCGTTGCATTGCGTTTAATCAAAAATACGCTTACATAACACATAATAACAAAAGACGCGGTTGCGATTTTTAGCAAAGAGCTACACGTGAATTCAAACCAAGGATTTGTAACAGGGACATTCAAAAACTCCATGATTTGATCTTGAAGCGCCATAAACCCAAAGAAAGACGCTATTAGCAAAACGCAAATCGTAGATCCAACAACAAGACGCCATCCGCGCACAAAAACGCAAAGCACAATCAACGTAATAAACGGAACAATAACGCTAAACCATAGTGCAGAACAGGTAACAACAGTGTAGCCTTTGCTGTGAGTTCCACGATACCACGCAAACGCCAGAAGAAACGCGCCAACAAGCAGAAGTGCAAAAATCGCATATCGCGCGATTGTCAGGGCGCGGCTTAAAACGCTTTTATCTTGGGGAAGATTGTTACGCTCGGGGGCTGGCGATTCGCACATTTTGCACTCCTTTGTTCAAAAATGCTGCATATTTGAGGTTCTATTGTAATAGTTTGTAACTAAAAAAACACGGCGTGTCGTGTCGTTCGCGCAAGCTGGGTAGAGATTCGAGATTTTTCGCAGCGAATGAAGCGAACCTCAGCATGAAATGGTGATTCGCTGAAGCAGCAAGAAAAATCGAGAATCTCAGGCGACTAGCGATACGCAATTGTTCAAGCATGCAAGAGGGCTGGGTGATTCTTGGTCGAACAGTATAAGAGCGGCAGCCGATACCAAATAATCCAATGATCAACCACTACAAACAAACTTCAGCCCAAAAACAAAATCAAAGCCAAAACGGAACAACCGCAACAACAGACAACACGTAAGAGGCAGAGCGTTGTGCGAATCGACGACTTCGAGCTGCATAATGCGCGAGAAGTCACCTCGATTCGCTGAGCCGCTCAAACGTAAAGTCCAGTGGACTTTACGTGCGGCGAAGACGCGAGCGCGGCTAATCCGCGCGAGCGTAAACACCCAGCCCTCCTACAACACCAAGCAAGGGAAATCGTTCGCGCGGTCTAAGCGCGCGAACGTCTTCGCTTGCGTTGAAAGCACACTGTGCTTTCAACCTTAAGCAAGCTCAGCGCTCCGAATTGCCTTTTCGCGCTACGCTTTAAGTGAAAAGGCAGGTCGTCGCGCGCGACAAATCAAGACTTAAGTCGTCGAGCAGAAACAGCCTGCGCAAGAGTGTTAAGCAATTGCTCAGTATCTTCCCAAGAAATGCATCGATCCGTAATCGACTTTCCGTACTCAAGCTCACTCAAAGGCGCAGGATCTTGATTTCCGCCTTGCAAGAAGCTTTCCATCATAACGCCTTTAATGCCTTTTTCGCCGTGTGCAAAACGATCCGCAATATCTTGCACAACTTGAATTTGTCGATTCTCATCTTTGCCAGAGTTTCCGTGCGAGCAGTCAATTACAACGCCATTAGACGCCACGCAATTCGTGCCAAGCCTCAATCGAACTGAAGCAACGGCAGATGCAACAGAAGATGCGTCGTAGTTTGGACCCTTGCTAGAGCCGCGCAAAACAACATGACAATCAGGGTTTCCAAGTGTTTGTACAGCGCACGCACGTCCAAGATGGTCAATTCCAAAGAAAGTGTGATGCTGGCTGGCAGCTAGGCAGCCATTAACAGCAGCCGTAACAGAGCCATCCGTAGCGTTTTTAAATCCAACTGGCATAGAAAGACCGCTAGCAAGCTGGCGATGAATTTGCGATTCCGTGTTGCGCGCGCCAATCGCCCCCCAGCTAACCGCATCCGCAATAAACTGTGGGCTAGTAGGCTCCAAAAATTCGGTTGCTGCAGCCAAACCAGCGTCTAGTACTCCGAGAAGTGTGCGACGCGCTAAAAGCAAACCCTTGTGAATATCGTGCGTACCGTCAATATCTGGGTCGTTTATCAAACCTTTCCAACCAACTGTTGTGCGCGGTTTTTCAAAGTAAACGCGCATAACAATCA contains:
- the mtnN gene encoding 5'-methylthioadenosine/S-adenosylhomocysteine nucleosidase, producing MPKFTKIAIIGAMEEEVAHIAASLSNVKHDNAASLDVSCGVLECEDGGKIEVAATVGGMGLVNAAATAQYLIDAYKPQAVIFSGIAGNLNKNLHTNDVVLGKTLRYLDTDMRMISQWKPFTNEYHSDDYLLKTADNVLTKMGINHILGTIASGGYFVDTPEKVAEVIEVTQADAVEMEGAAILHVAARNDIPALVVRAMSDNADTKYEEFHTFDISEYADTAAKMTVNIARNL
- a CDS encoding 3-deoxy-7-phosphoheptulonate synthase; this encodes MELDINSSDISGIEPSTSDLNCKSFNSNALNHSDARAVKKAVEEGKNPLDSSKFERWEDQVGVDRIINRRVLELEPLPTPAQVLGELPLSPYAQDIVAESRDEIRRCLNGDDDRLLVIVGPCSVHDPAAALDYASRLADLRAKLEGELLIVMRVYFEKPRTTVGWKGLINDPDIDGTHDIHKGLLLARRTLLGVLDAGLAAATEFLEPTSPQFIADAVSWGAIGARNTESQIHRQLASGLSMPVGFKNATDGSVTAAVNGCLAASQHHTFFGIDHLGRACAVQTLGNPDCHVVLRGSSKGPNYDASSVASAVASVRLRLGTNCVASNGVVIDCSHGNSGKDENRQIQVVQDIADRFAHGEKGIKGVMMESFLQGGNQDPAPLSELEYGKSITDRCISWEDTEQLLNTLAQAVSARRLKS
- the pstA gene encoding phosphate ABC transporter permease PstA encodes the protein MMQNSESLQVGVVKVNQTDGSIVASSESPKIDFNKFRPTRSRIASRKRKDAFMRVLIFLSFVVALIPLLSLLFTTIVNGIKRLNLDFLTHNMTYVVGGSATGTGGYGGILHAIIGTLEITLGAMLISIPIGIMCSVYLIEYARGSRLARMINLVVDVMSGIPSIVAGLFAFSSFTIFVGPGTINGFEGSVALSLLMLPTVVKSCQEMLKIVPNDLREAALALGVTKQRMITKIVLRTALPGIVSGCILAVARVIGETAPLLMAAGFIASTNFNLFDGQMTTLPVYVYQEYSKLSANCPANAPSSCVTTIPMERAWAAALALIVIVLLLNIVGRVVARVFSVKAK
- the pstB gene encoding phosphate ABC transporter ATP-binding protein PstB encodes the protein MGQRIDVKHLNIYYGDFLAVEDVNISIEPNKVTAFIGPSGCGKSTVLRTLDRMHEITPGARVEGQVLLEGRDLYGKDVDPVAVRRDVGMVFQRPNPFPTMSIRENVLAGVRLNNRHISKQDADDLVEWALRGANLWNEVKDRLDKPGIGLSGGQQQRLCIARAVAVHPQVLLMDEPCSALDPISTLAVEDLINELKHDYTIVIVTHNMQQAARVADYTAFFNLKAVGKPGHLEYFADTTTMFNNPRNTEAERYISGRFG
- the pstC gene encoding phosphate ABC transporter permease subunit PstC, producing MSSKRRTEISKDAHKSGHFADRVFKSVALLCGLLILMVLTAVALFLLFQAWPILGANKSQVSQVFLDFTGGKAHDFLSYVAPMVFGTVLMSALALLLAFFVSIGIALFISHYAPPKIVPFLSGVVDLLAAIPSVIYGLWGGLVLVPAVYPFWKFISHIFGWIPLFAGPAASPSRSAATVSIVLAVMILPIITSMARDIFQQAPRLQQEGALALGATKWEMIKLAVLPFAKSGIVSASMLGLGRALGETMAVLMILSPGFTFKFNILQASQNQTIAANIAAQYPEANGLGVSALIATGLVLFVISFAVNLIARKITGKASA
- the pstS gene encoding phosphate ABC transporter substrate-binding protein PstS — encoded protein: MRKNAVKNAVKNQSIKSNTKWNMRAVAAGLLASATLVSLAACGDNIPASSSQSSTNSSAKIVGNFQGSGASSQQVAVEAWIAGFQSKNPGAKIAYNPTGSGAGVTTFMTGATAWAGSDKSLSDDELEKSKSVCANGTTAFDVPVYVSPIAVIFNLKGVSDAGKHINMDASTIAKIFDGKITRWNDDAIKSQNPKLKLPDKPITVVHRSDKSGTTQNFLSYIKDVAPSDWSYDLSENWPNSVGQGAKGTSGVVSTIRMADGAIGYADFSQVGKLGTVAVKVGDSYNEISPEGGSITVNDSKVDEDAAAKSKHRVVVKINHKTEEKGAYPIVLVSYDIVCNAYKDAATARFAKSWLSYVVSKDGQAAAQGAAGTAPLPEKLMGRINKSIQSISK